A region from the Arcanobacterium buesumense genome encodes:
- a CDS encoding helix-turn-helix transcriptional regulator, translated as MGRTRIEPNTYVEDALVIVGHNVRIARANNQWTQTELAERAHCSTRTIASIEAGSPTTAIAIVLRVLQVLRIPIFGEDLPQKIAEMRARSGEHVALLPERIRRVEPINVDF; from the coding sequence GTGGGGCGAACACGCATTGAACCAAACACATACGTTGAGGACGCACTCGTCATCGTCGGACATAATGTACGTATCGCGCGCGCAAACAACCAATGGACACAAACAGAACTCGCTGAGCGAGCGCACTGCTCAACACGAACAATAGCATCCATTGAAGCCGGTTCCCCCACCACAGCAATCGCAATAGTTTTACGTGTACTACAAGTCTTGAGAATACCGATATTCGGAGAAGACTTGCCTCAAAAAATCGCGGAAATGAGAGCACGCTCAGGGGAACATGTAGCACTTCTGCCTGAACGAATACGACGGGTGGAACCAATCAATGTCGACTTCTAA
- a CDS encoding DsbA family protein: protein MNHRKVIISLIALLTAAALVIGLIVSGFFLGGGKTPAAHNTSASQSAQDSPSAQPSNEENGAAEQKLSPEVIQVIDNQHRLIADDPRALGNLDAPVIIEMYSDYRCGHCRDWTLHTLPELQSLLDEGKIRIEYNSMPVLGDDSVLIAQASHAAASQHKFWEFHKELFANPPQPTKEALTALAGSLGMDEDAFAAEMVAEQTVKDVTGEREHGVALGITGTPSFLIGYSFVPGALPADKFIDVINKELVRPDPHTEN, encoded by the coding sequence ATGAACCACCGTAAAGTTATTATTTCTCTCATTGCGTTACTAACAGCTGCCGCATTAGTTATCGGTTTGATTGTTTCTGGGTTTTTCCTTGGTGGTGGGAAAACACCGGCGGCACACAACACTTCGGCATCGCAATCTGCGCAAGATTCACCATCAGCACAACCGTCTAACGAAGAAAATGGTGCTGCGGAGCAAAAACTATCTCCGGAGGTTATACAAGTTATTGACAATCAACATCGGTTGATTGCTGATGATCCGCGAGCGCTGGGAAACCTCGATGCCCCGGTTATTATTGAAATGTATTCTGATTACCGTTGTGGTCATTGCCGGGATTGGACTCTTCATACTTTGCCGGAGTTACAGTCGTTACTCGATGAGGGCAAGATCCGTATTGAATACAATTCCATGCCGGTTCTTGGGGATGATTCAGTCCTCATTGCGCAGGCTTCACATGCGGCCGCATCGCAACATAAGTTTTGGGAGTTCCATAAGGAGTTATTCGCTAACCCACCCCAGCCAACTAAGGAAGCTTTGACTGCACTAGCTGGTTCGTTGGGGATGGATGAGGATGCGTTTGCTGCTGAGATGGTTGCCGAGCAGACGGTGAAGGATGTGACTGGCGAACGTGAGCATGGAGTTGCGCTTGGTATTACTGGGACGCCGTCGTTCCTTATCGGTTATTCGTTTGTTCCGGGGGCGTTGCCGGCCGATAAGTTTATTGACGTTATCAATAAAGAATTAGTTCGCCCTGATCCGCATACTGAAAATTAA
- a CDS encoding aldo/keto reductase, with protein MRKVIDVQKMLHSGFGIPLLGFGTYKVDPAETAHVVQQAFAVGYRHIDTAQMYGNEDGVGQALVESGLPRQHVFITTKLDNPNHEPDRIVSSFGESLRKLRTDYVDLFLMHWPLPMHYEGRFAQTFAAMEELVGSGQVRSVGVSNFQVSHLEQLVDAGTGVPVINQIEIHPYFQNREVVAYCQAAGIVVEAWSPLGRGKDLADPVIRQIAAKHAATPAQVVLAWHRAEGFVAIPKASSLARQRENFDSLNVVLDAGDVDAIRGLDRGESGRMGPHPDVFAKM; from the coding sequence GTGAGGAAAGTGATTGACGTGCAAAAGATGCTACATTCGGGTTTTGGTATTCCACTGCTAGGGTTTGGCACATATAAGGTTGATCCTGCTGAGACTGCTCATGTTGTTCAACAGGCTTTTGCGGTGGGATATCGCCATATTGATACGGCGCAGATGTATGGTAATGAGGATGGGGTTGGCCAGGCGCTGGTGGAGTCTGGGTTGCCTCGTCAGCATGTTTTTATCACAACGAAGTTGGATAATCCGAATCATGAACCGGATCGGATAGTGTCATCCTTTGGCGAGTCCTTGCGGAAGTTGCGCACTGACTATGTGGATTTGTTTTTGATGCATTGGCCGTTGCCGATGCACTATGAGGGCCGGTTTGCGCAGACTTTTGCGGCGATGGAGGAGCTGGTTGGTAGTGGCCAGGTTCGTTCTGTTGGGGTATCAAATTTCCAGGTGTCTCATCTTGAGCAGTTGGTTGATGCCGGTACTGGTGTTCCGGTGATTAATCAGATTGAGATTCATCCGTATTTCCAAAACCGGGAGGTGGTTGCGTATTGTCAGGCTGCCGGTATTGTGGTTGAGGCGTGGTCACCGTTGGGCCGAGGTAAGGATTTAGCTGATCCTGTTATCCGGCAGATCGCGGCCAAGCATGCTGCTACTCCGGCTCAGGTGGTGTTGGCATGGCATCGTGCGGAGGGTTTTGTGGCGATTCCGAAGGCGTCGTCGCTGGCTCGGCAACGGGAGAATTTTGATTCTCTGAACGTGGTGCTAGATGCTGGCGATGTGGATGCTATTCGCGGTCTTGATCGGGGTGAATCGGGGCGGATGGGCCCGCATCCGGATGTTTTTGCGAAGATGTGA
- a CDS encoding DUF4261 domain-containing protein, producing the protein MDQLGINAIHPTAPDYLTAAALLNAPIDVGAAMQRISQLWGENIDPKWVNVEAEKAGGLSGEILTFDMHGIHIMLTPVTGELVLDKGQLPPHHTYIAMTFYAPQAGFTEGKIAGEQQLHGENAAELMRRRRMVSAHIAYTQVADALMREEAAIGVYRHELGVIHPPEMVTSLAHFLTEGTAPLPLWINIRLADEPSVRARTLGLPLFGHLDLEVTGQGRTMDETGAFVEATANYIVMGDSYLLPSQTVGAHDGGSYPVSQEISVADGSTVIHIDY; encoded by the coding sequence ATGGATCAACTAGGAATCAACGCAATCCACCCTACCGCCCCCGATTATCTCACGGCAGCTGCGCTGTTAAACGCTCCGATCGACGTCGGCGCTGCTATGCAACGCATTAGCCAACTGTGGGGAGAAAACATTGACCCGAAATGGGTGAACGTGGAAGCTGAAAAAGCTGGCGGGCTAAGTGGAGAAATCCTCACTTTTGATATGCACGGCATACATATCATGCTCACTCCAGTTACCGGGGAACTTGTGTTGGATAAGGGCCAGTTGCCACCACACCATACGTATATTGCCATGACGTTCTACGCTCCACAGGCGGGATTCACTGAAGGGAAAATCGCTGGAGAACAACAGTTGCATGGCGAAAATGCGGCAGAGCTTATGCGCCGGCGGCGGATGGTTTCAGCCCATATTGCGTATACCCAGGTAGCAGATGCGTTGATGCGTGAAGAAGCAGCTATTGGTGTGTATCGCCACGAGCTAGGAGTTATCCATCCGCCGGAAATGGTGACGAGTCTTGCTCATTTCCTCACTGAAGGCACGGCCCCATTGCCGCTGTGGATTAATATCCGATTAGCTGATGAGCCGTCGGTACGGGCACGCACATTAGGGCTTCCACTTTTTGGTCATCTTGATCTTGAAGTAACAGGTCAGGGCCGAACGATGGATGAAACTGGGGCCTTTGTTGAAGCCACCGCGAACTATATTGTGATGGGTGATAGTTATTTATTGCCTAGTCAAACTGTGGGGGCACATGATGGCGGAAGCTATCCGGTTTCTCAGGAAATCTCAGTTGCCGACGGTTCAACTGTTATCCATATAGATTATTAA
- the hrpB gene encoding ATP-dependent helicase HrpB, which translates to MNLTKILATDVGLPVASAIADIATSRGNVVIAAPPGSGKTTLVPVVLAHQLEKTGHPKVLVVQPRRVAARAAARRIASLLGEPVGKQIGYRVRGETQPGRAIEMITPGVLLRMLHSDPELPGVGCVIIDEIHERDLDTDIACAFVLDVQSALRPDIRIIAMSATIALEQTAHLLNAEIISVPGDIHPVEIRDVPGPQALTSTAAGAIVVANEFVQHIARVVFQARSECDGSILVFVPGVRDIDAVMGRLNGIDLPVMALHGQLSSVEQDRVLDASHDRIIVATALAESSLTVPGVRVVVDSGLARQARVDGGIGGLVSVYASQASMIQRSGRAGREGPGVGYRCIAMARAPQYSPPEIRTADLTDALLQCAAWGAPNMAGLQLLDEPNPDNLAYAQRQLHGLGLIDDDGVITTRGRLVSQLPLGAHLARALIDASALVGSNKATDIVAFLSINMRMSHADIATGIRSKRTTNELTREIRRLRSMLTQLIPDAPEQTGDWTWDDAVGVVVGLAHPYWVARARGQGYVLANGRGAQLPLGSSLAGEEWLAIADTGQAQGRADAMIYAAAPIDADIVQDVARHLVTTETEIDAEKMRGYRVTRLGAIEIARHPVTLTDADKVHVYAQRIQATGVAGLTWTPALRETRDRLAFLHQALGEPWPDVSDTELNRTIGTWLIPFVTAREIDLAGALAALIPWEYAHQFDDLAPERIDTPLGSARVDYAGERPRVRMRIQEAFGWQATPEICGVPVTLELLSPAQRPLAITDDLASFWAGPYAGVRADMRGRYPRHPWPEDPAHAEPTRRAKKRK; encoded by the coding sequence GTGAATCTTACCAAGATTCTAGCAACCGATGTGGGGCTGCCAGTTGCCAGCGCGATTGCAGACATTGCCACTTCGCGTGGCAATGTTGTTATTGCCGCGCCCCCAGGTAGTGGAAAAACAACACTCGTTCCAGTAGTTCTCGCCCATCAATTAGAAAAAACCGGGCATCCAAAAGTCCTCGTTGTACAACCGCGCCGAGTGGCCGCCCGGGCAGCCGCACGGCGAATAGCCTCCCTTCTTGGTGAGCCAGTTGGCAAACAGATAGGTTATCGAGTTCGTGGCGAAACTCAGCCTGGGCGTGCTATTGAAATGATCACGCCCGGGGTGCTGCTACGCATGCTACACAGTGACCCGGAACTGCCCGGCGTCGGCTGCGTTATCATCGACGAAATCCACGAACGCGACCTCGACACCGATATCGCCTGTGCCTTTGTTCTTGATGTGCAGTCTGCTTTACGCCCAGACATACGTATTATTGCCATGTCTGCCACGATTGCATTAGAACAAACAGCGCATTTATTGAATGCGGAAATTATTAGTGTTCCCGGGGATATTCATCCTGTTGAGATTCGAGACGTCCCAGGGCCACAAGCATTAACATCCACTGCTGCCGGGGCAATCGTCGTAGCCAATGAATTTGTGCAACACATTGCCCGGGTAGTTTTCCAAGCACGTAGCGAATGTGACGGATCAATTCTCGTGTTTGTCCCCGGAGTGCGTGACATAGATGCAGTCATGGGCCGGCTAAACGGAATAGATCTTCCAGTTATGGCCCTTCACGGTCAGTTGAGTTCTGTCGAACAAGATCGCGTATTGGATGCCAGTCACGATCGAATAATTGTTGCTACCGCCCTCGCAGAATCATCACTAACAGTTCCAGGAGTTCGGGTAGTTGTTGATAGCGGGTTAGCACGCCAGGCTCGGGTAGATGGTGGAATTGGGGGACTGGTGAGCGTCTATGCCTCCCAAGCCTCGATGATTCAACGCTCCGGGCGTGCCGGACGAGAAGGCCCTGGAGTGGGATACCGGTGTATAGCGATGGCACGGGCACCGCAATATTCACCGCCAGAAATCCGTACTGCTGACTTAACCGATGCACTCTTACAATGCGCCGCTTGGGGTGCGCCAAATATGGCCGGTTTACAACTTCTTGACGAACCCAACCCAGATAATCTTGCCTACGCCCAACGCCAGTTACATGGCCTAGGATTGATCGACGACGACGGGGTGATCACTACTCGTGGGCGACTTGTCTCGCAACTCCCCCTCGGCGCACACTTAGCTCGAGCACTGATAGACGCCAGCGCCCTCGTCGGCTCAAATAAGGCTACAGACATTGTTGCGTTCTTATCGATCAATATGCGAATGTCACACGCCGATATTGCAACCGGGATCCGAAGCAAACGCACAACCAACGAACTCACCAGAGAAATACGCCGGTTACGAAGCATGCTCACACAGCTCATCCCGGACGCTCCTGAGCAAACAGGTGACTGGACGTGGGACGATGCGGTAGGCGTCGTCGTCGGCCTAGCACACCCATATTGGGTGGCACGCGCTCGCGGGCAAGGATACGTATTAGCAAACGGGCGAGGTGCACAACTCCCACTCGGCTCTTCGTTAGCCGGCGAAGAATGGTTGGCGATAGCCGATACGGGACAAGCACAAGGCCGAGCTGACGCCATGATCTATGCAGCGGCGCCGATCGATGCGGATATTGTGCAGGATGTAGCACGCCACCTCGTTACCACCGAAACCGAGATTGACGCAGAGAAAATGCGCGGATATCGCGTCACTCGCCTAGGAGCCATCGAGATTGCCCGCCACCCGGTGACCTTAACGGACGCAGACAAAGTCCACGTGTATGCACAACGTATTCAGGCAACCGGAGTAGCCGGCTTGACGTGGACGCCAGCACTGCGCGAAACTCGCGACCGCCTCGCCTTCCTTCATCAAGCCCTCGGCGAACCCTGGCCCGATGTTTCGGACACTGAACTCAACCGCACTATAGGCACCTGGCTGATACCGTTTGTGACAGCGCGTGAAATAGATCTAGCCGGTGCGCTCGCGGCACTCATCCCGTGGGAATATGCCCATCAATTCGACGATCTTGCACCCGAACGCATCGACACTCCGCTAGGTAGCGCGCGCGTGGACTACGCCGGAGAACGTCCGCGAGTGCGCATGCGGATCCAAGAAGCATTTGGTTGGCAGGCCACCCCGGAGATTTGTGGTGTGCCAGTTACTCTAGAATTGCTCTCGCCAGCCCAGCGCCCGCTCGCCATCACCGACGACCTCGCCTCATTCTGGGCCGGACCGTATGCGGGCGTGCGCGCCGATATGCGCGGGCGATACCCGCGTCACCCCTGGCCAGAAGACCCGGCTCATGCCGAACCCACAAGACGGGCGAAGAAGCGGAAATGA
- the tgt gene encoding tRNA guanosine(34) transglycosylase Tgt, giving the protein MFEINTRLDDHLGRTGTIHTPHGDIQTPAFIPVATKATVKAVLPETMREIGAQALLSNAYHLYLQPGSDIVDEAGGVAAFENWHGPTFTDSGGFQVLSLGSGFKKVLSEEFNGKAHVDGQVAGKKERLANVDDDGVWFRSHLDGSRHRFTPEVSMRIQHELGADIIFAFDELTTLLNSRGYQEEALERTRLWAQRCLRAHKELTHERDTKPYQQLFGVIQGAQYEDLRRKAARDLGNMEIDGQRFDGFGVGGALEKENLGTIVGWVNEELPEDRARHLLGISEPDDLFAGVENGIDTFDCVNPSRVARNAAIYSPDGRFNVNRARHKRDFTPLVEGCQCYTCTHYTKAYIHHLFKAKEMVVNTLTTIHNEYFTIKLVDDIRHHINEGTYWEFKEETLGRFYANSGKKF; this is encoded by the coding sequence ATGTTTGAGATTAATACTCGGCTTGACGATCATCTTGGCCGTACCGGTACGATTCACACCCCGCATGGCGATATTCAAACACCGGCGTTTATTCCAGTTGCAACAAAAGCAACAGTGAAAGCTGTTTTGCCGGAAACTATGCGGGAAATTGGCGCCCAAGCATTGCTTTCTAATGCGTATCATCTTTATCTTCAACCAGGTTCGGATATTGTTGACGAAGCTGGTGGCGTGGCGGCATTTGAAAATTGGCATGGTCCGACGTTCACCGATTCTGGCGGTTTTCAGGTACTTAGCTTGGGATCAGGCTTTAAGAAAGTTTTATCTGAGGAGTTTAACGGCAAGGCTCATGTTGATGGGCAGGTTGCTGGTAAGAAGGAACGGTTAGCTAACGTTGACGACGACGGAGTATGGTTTCGTTCCCACCTGGATGGATCACGCCATCGGTTTACTCCCGAGGTGTCGATGCGGATTCAACATGAACTTGGTGCAGATATTATTTTTGCGTTTGATGAATTGACGACGTTGCTTAATTCGCGCGGATATCAAGAAGAAGCTTTGGAGCGTACCCGGCTGTGGGCGCAACGGTGTTTGCGTGCGCATAAGGAGTTGACCCACGAGCGTGATACCAAACCATATCAGCAACTTTTTGGTGTTATTCAGGGTGCTCAATATGAGGATTTACGGCGCAAAGCGGCCCGCGATTTAGGGAATATGGAAATTGACGGCCAACGCTTTGATGGTTTTGGTGTTGGTGGAGCACTCGAAAAAGAAAACCTAGGAACTATTGTTGGCTGGGTGAACGAAGAATTGCCCGAGGATCGGGCCCGTCATTTATTAGGCATTTCGGAACCAGATGATTTATTTGCTGGTGTGGAAAACGGGATAGATACCTTCGATTGTGTTAATCCGTCTCGAGTGGCGCGCAATGCGGCGATTTATTCTCCTGATGGACGCTTTAACGTCAATCGTGCCCGGCACAAGCGGGATTTCACTCCACTTGTTGAGGGGTGTCAATGCTATACGTGTACGCATTACACGAAGGCATATATCCATCATTTGTTCAAAGCTAAGGAAATGGTTGTCAATACGTTGACGACTATCCACAATGAGTATTTCACGATCAAACTTGTTGATGATATTCGCCATCATATAAATGAAGGAACTTATTGGGAATTCAAAGAAGAAACATTGGGACGTTTCTACGCGAATTCTGGCAAGAAGTTCTAG
- a CDS encoding HAD-IA family hydrolase yields the protein MRKLLFDLFGLFMKIQNDDGVAGIHRAAHLDELGVDAKRFDILYRQLRGPLDAGTHNYAQYLNAIGQELNVDFHAIPGLIDATEQADVESWADHHNDMVSWLEQLHAQGKKPAVLSNVPHTHLAWLKENKPWLALFDPALFSCDLGLAKPDPAIYQAAIDALGGHGDDILFFDDTYANVVSAREAGLRAVHFTGLAQAQRDAEAFLAGEEIG from the coding sequence ATGCGCAAACTTTTATTTGATCTATTCGGTCTATTTATGAAAATTCAAAACGACGATGGCGTGGCGGGTATCCACCGCGCTGCACATCTTGACGAACTCGGGGTGGACGCCAAACGCTTCGATATCCTCTACCGGCAACTGCGTGGCCCGCTCGACGCCGGAACCCACAACTATGCGCAATACCTCAACGCCATAGGCCAAGAACTCAACGTCGATTTCCATGCAATCCCAGGACTGATAGACGCAACTGAGCAGGCCGACGTCGAATCGTGGGCAGACCATCACAACGATATGGTTTCCTGGCTCGAACAACTCCACGCCCAAGGCAAAAAACCTGCCGTCCTATCAAACGTTCCACACACCCATTTGGCGTGGCTCAAAGAAAACAAACCCTGGCTGGCACTCTTTGACCCGGCGCTATTCTCCTGCGACCTCGGCCTCGCCAAACCAGACCCGGCCATCTATCAGGCGGCAATCGATGCGCTTGGCGGGCACGGAGATGACATTCTCTTCTTTGATGACACGTACGCCAACGTCGTCAGCGCTCGCGAAGCTGGCCTGCGAGCCGTCCACTTCACCGGACTAGCACAGGCACAACGAGACGCAGAAGCATTCCTTGCCGGCGAAGAAATTGGTTAG
- a CDS encoding TetR/AcrR family transcriptional regulator: MPRISAPTVKEHHDIVFEKLINSAEEILRSTEKVSFTAGAVAKRSGIARNSIYRYVPSVDHLRLLVLERYLPLWKERATAAMDSAQTPSDKLIALVDVSLELGAETGHQWLINVLKTAKISPEAFESMENLPPSVVNFHRELAMTIGHLWQEIDPASAQMSARITRSLMDCGLRALDDGLALSDVRTSVLGAVQSLIKA, from the coding sequence GTGCCGCGGATTTCAGCTCCTACTGTTAAAGAACATCACGATATTGTGTTCGAAAAATTGATTAATTCCGCCGAAGAAATATTACGGTCCACGGAAAAAGTTTCCTTCACTGCTGGAGCAGTGGCAAAACGCTCAGGTATTGCACGTAATTCGATTTATCGTTATGTTCCTTCGGTTGATCACTTGCGGTTGCTTGTTTTAGAACGGTATTTACCGTTGTGGAAAGAGCGAGCGACGGCGGCGATGGACAGTGCACAAACCCCGTCAGATAAACTCATTGCGCTTGTTGATGTGTCATTAGAGTTGGGCGCGGAAACTGGGCATCAGTGGCTGATTAACGTATTGAAGACGGCGAAGATTTCCCCCGAAGCGTTTGAATCAATGGAGAACCTGCCGCCGTCGGTGGTGAACTTTCACCGGGAATTGGCGATGACGATCGGTCATTTATGGCAAGAGATTGATCCGGCTTCTGCCCAAATGAGTGCTCGTATTACCCGTTCGTTGATGGATTGCGGCCTGCGGGCTTTAGACGACGGGTTGGCATTATCCGATGTGCGTACCTCAGTGTTGGGTGCGGTTCAGTCCCTTATTAAAGCGTGA
- a CDS encoding 1-acyl-sn-glycerol-3-phosphate acyltransferase, whose protein sequence is MSVKRFISRTFQRFSRWTLVTEPLPEKAVVIGAPHTSNWDAMYMLVAFWDTGRDLRFLVKDSIIHGPLGPLARAVGGVGVDRGAAHGLVHSIAQQSRETDDFTLCIAPKGTRSHRDTWRSGFYHIALEAGIPVVFGFIDSTTKTYGWCGSIMLTGDVAADMAKIREFYADKKGIRPQLTSVPRLRAENE, encoded by the coding sequence ATGTCTGTTAAGCGTTTTATTTCACGTACCTTTCAACGGTTTTCGCGTTGGACGTTAGTAACTGAGCCGTTGCCCGAAAAGGCGGTTGTTATTGGTGCACCGCATACATCTAATTGGGATGCGATGTATATGTTGGTGGCTTTTTGGGACACTGGCCGGGACTTGCGCTTTTTAGTGAAGGATTCGATTATTCACGGCCCGTTGGGTCCTCTTGCACGGGCCGTTGGCGGTGTTGGTGTTGATCGGGGTGCTGCCCATGGCCTGGTTCATAGTATTGCTCAGCAATCGCGGGAAACTGACGATTTTACGTTGTGTATTGCACCTAAGGGGACGCGTTCACATCGGGATACGTGGCGTTCTGGGTTTTACCATATTGCGTTAGAGGCTGGCATTCCGGTGGTTTTTGGTTTTATTGATTCGACGACGAAGACCTACGGGTGGTGCGGTTCGATCATGCTCACGGGTGACGTGGCTGCCGATATGGCGAAGATTCGTGAATTTTATGCGGATAAGAAGGGAATTCGTCCGCAGTTGACATCGGTGCCCCGGTTGCGGGCAGAAAATGAGTGA
- a CDS encoding type II toxin-antitoxin system HipA family toxin encodes MSTSKPDDIYVWTWLAGNTTPVVAGVLHRVDTRFDFAYAKSYLSREQAIPLAEDLPLNRNIFSPPAGLSLHGVFTDGLPDGWGKMVIDYHHGNVEQTTKTYLLESGSNRFGALDFQDSPTRYEPRENSNISLDELEESIQDLLAHKHLDAEIHIALNHGTSIGGSRPKIIIDSKIVKLSTSSEARPLIRTEACALYLAQKMGLAVPGFSVRRINGRDALIIDRFDRDGQLRFHTRSLVTLFNEENALIPRVSYLDLAEKSGNPHEVFKRIVTNILIGNTDDHARNHAFIWDGSHYQLAPVFDLETTRGSGWDANSAMVYGRNGERSHNLKTVANQAPNYGIREKDAMAMISEMVAICADSFSEACAFAEVNQKHVPGILHKAIFEDWKKTL; translated from the coding sequence ATGTCGACTTCTAAACCAGATGACATTTATGTGTGGACATGGCTGGCAGGCAACACAACTCCAGTAGTTGCTGGTGTTTTACATCGTGTCGATACCAGATTCGATTTCGCCTACGCTAAATCCTATTTGTCTCGGGAACAAGCCATACCACTCGCTGAAGATCTCCCGCTTAACCGCAACATTTTCTCACCACCGGCAGGATTATCTCTCCACGGCGTCTTTACCGATGGGTTGCCAGATGGTTGGGGGAAAATGGTTATCGACTACCATCACGGAAACGTCGAGCAAACCACCAAAACCTACTTGCTAGAATCAGGTTCCAACAGATTTGGTGCATTAGATTTCCAAGACTCACCCACACGCTACGAACCACGCGAAAATAGCAATATCTCACTCGATGAACTAGAAGAATCGATCCAGGACCTTTTAGCACACAAACACCTTGACGCGGAGATCCATATCGCTCTTAACCACGGCACATCAATTGGCGGGTCACGTCCAAAAATTATTATCGACTCTAAAATTGTCAAGTTGTCAACCTCAAGTGAAGCAAGACCACTAATAAGAACTGAAGCCTGCGCATTATATTTAGCTCAGAAAATGGGATTAGCCGTACCGGGATTTTCGGTGCGTAGAATCAACGGTCGTGATGCGCTGATTATTGACCGCTTCGACCGGGACGGACAATTGCGTTTTCACACACGCTCACTCGTGACACTCTTCAATGAAGAAAACGCATTGATTCCGCGGGTGTCATATCTAGATCTAGCAGAAAAATCAGGGAATCCACACGAAGTGTTTAAACGTATCGTCACCAATATCCTCATAGGGAACACAGATGACCATGCGCGAAACCATGCTTTTATCTGGGACGGATCCCACTACCAGTTAGCTCCAGTTTTTGATCTTGAAACCACACGAGGATCTGGGTGGGATGCAAATAGTGCTATGGTGTACGGAAGAAATGGCGAACGCTCCCATAACCTGAAGACTGTGGCAAACCAGGCACCTAACTACGGAATCAGAGAAAAGGACGCAATGGCAATGATTTCGGAGATGGTGGCGATATGCGCTGACAGTTTTTCAGAGGCGTGCGCCTTTGCTGAAGTCAACCAAAAACACGTACCCGGAATCTTACACAAAGCAATATTCGAGGACTGGAAGAAAACTCTCTAA